The proteins below come from a single Ochotona princeps isolate mOchPri1 chromosome 13, mOchPri1.hap1, whole genome shotgun sequence genomic window:
- the UBE2D1 gene encoding ubiquitin-conjugating enzyme E2 D1 isoform X2, translating to MGPPDSAYQGGVFFLTVHFPTDYPFKPPKIAFTTKIYHPNINSNGSICLDILRSQWSPALTVSKVLLSICSLLCDPNPDDPLVPDIAQIYKSDKEKYNRHAREWTQKYAM from the exons ATGGGGCCT CCTGACAGCGCCTATCAAGGTGGAGTCTTCTTCCTCACTGTGCATTTTCCAACAGACTATCCTTTTAAGCCACCAAAG ATTGCTTTCACAACAAAAATTTACCATCCAAATATAAACAGTAATGGCAGTATTTGTCTCGACATCCTGAGGTCACAGTGGTCGCCAGCTCTCACTGTATCAAAAG TTTTATTGTCCATATGTTCTCTACTTTGTGATCCTAATCCAGATGATCCGTTAGTACCAGATATTGCACAAATCTATAAATCAGACAAAGAAAA ATACAACAGACATGCAAGAGAATGGACTCAGAAATATgcaatgtaa
- the UBE2D1 gene encoding ubiquitin-conjugating enzyme E2 D1 isoform X1 has protein sequence MALKRIQKELSDLQRDPPAHCSAGPVGDDLFHWQATIMGPPDSAYQGGVFFLTVHFPTDYPFKPPKIAFTTKIYHPNINSNGSICLDILRSQWSPALTVSKVLLSICSLLCDPNPDDPLVPDIAQIYKSDKEKYNRHAREWTQKYAM, from the exons gAGTTAAGTGACTTACAGCGTGACCCGCCTGCCCACTGTTCtgctggccctgtgggagatgaCT TGTTCCATTGGCAAGCAACTATTATGGGGCCT CCTGACAGCGCCTATCAAGGTGGAGTCTTCTTCCTCACTGTGCATTTTCCAACAGACTATCCTTTTAAGCCACCAAAG ATTGCTTTCACAACAAAAATTTACCATCCAAATATAAACAGTAATGGCAGTATTTGTCTCGACATCCTGAGGTCACAGTGGTCGCCAGCTCTCACTGTATCAAAAG TTTTATTGTCCATATGTTCTCTACTTTGTGATCCTAATCCAGATGATCCGTTAGTACCAGATATTGCACAAATCTATAAATCAGACAAAGAAAA ATACAACAGACATGCAAGAGAATGGACTCAGAAATATgcaatgtaa